A stretch of Leptospira bouyouniensis DNA encodes these proteins:
- a CDS encoding DoxX family protein, protein MKKFFVYSLALFYIVAGTNHFLSPEFYLEMMPDYLPFHELLNVTSGLSEITLGLLVLYERMRTLACYGIILLLLAIYPANINMLMEALDGKDFGVPIWALYVRLPFQFLFIYWAWAVRNFKWSETT, encoded by the coding sequence ATGAAAAAGTTTTTCGTGTATTCCCTCGCTTTGTTTTATATTGTCGCAGGTACAAATCATTTCCTTTCTCCGGAATTTTATTTGGAAATGATGCCCGATTATTTACCTTTTCACGAATTGCTGAATGTTACTAGCGGACTTTCTGAAATCACCCTTGGGCTTTTGGTTTTATATGAACGCATGAGAACTTTGGCATGTTACGGTATCATCTTACTTTTGCTCGCGATATACCCAGCCAATATCAATATGCTTATGGAAGCCCTCGATGGTAAGGATTTTGGAGTACCCATTTGGGCATTGTATGTTCGTTTGCCATTTCAATTTTTGTTTATTTATTGGGCATGGGCTGTACGCAATTTTAAATGGTCCGAAACTACATAA
- a CDS encoding ArsR family transcriptional regulator: MTKELKRKTKETPKKIGQWTFLSNHSHVLICLSKDPEMRLKDVAILVGITERAVQTIVKDLVDASILQKSKDGRRNQYIIQTEQKLRHPLEANHSISELLKLGK, translated from the coding sequence ATGACAAAAGAACTAAAACGAAAAACCAAAGAAACCCCTAAAAAAATTGGTCAATGGACGTTTTTATCGAATCATTCTCATGTTCTTATCTGTTTGAGTAAAGATCCGGAAATGCGATTAAAAGATGTCGCAATTTTAGTTGGGATTACTGAAAGAGCAGTGCAAACGATAGTTAAAGATTTAGTGGATGCATCTATTCTCCAAAAAAGTAAGGACGGAAGGCGAAACCAATACATCATCCAAACGGAGCAAAAACTGCGACACCCCTTAGAGGCAAACCATTCCATTTCTGAATTATTAAAATTAGGAAAGTAA
- a CDS encoding ketopantoate reductase family protein: MKEKFPTIAICGIGSVTVTILHAFHQNKVPFKILCQNQMRLDSLKEKPIQFKGPNGITTSINLTDHLTLIQDCKHQFDFIILGCKNQSLNDYLSITDKFLNSDGKWILIQNGLPESYYPSLGNKLIGGVVGWNTQVLQDGTYFQSNHGSLIIGGIQQIKLNPIWISLLNPWIEVIITESILGYRWHKLAINAIINGLAASKQISLGELFLNIEGRREAICILSEIKNLMDHLNIKEGVVPGSFPIKKLGDGIGALPNWIRHLILIFLGLKYYKIRTSMVQDLDNKRKTEINYINGEVVKIAKLENISVPWNTRILNQVLKIESEF, encoded by the coding sequence ATGAAAGAAAAATTTCCAACCATCGCAATTTGTGGAATTGGTTCGGTAACTGTCACAATATTACATGCTTTCCACCAAAACAAAGTTCCATTCAAAATCCTCTGCCAAAACCAAATGAGATTAGACTCATTAAAAGAAAAGCCAATACAATTTAAAGGTCCAAATGGAATTACAACAAGTATTAATTTAACAGACCATTTAACATTAATTCAAGATTGCAAACATCAATTTGATTTTATCATTCTTGGATGCAAAAATCAGTCACTAAACGACTATTTGTCCATTACGGATAAATTTTTAAATTCTGATGGAAAATGGATTTTGATTCAAAATGGATTACCGGAAAGTTATTATCCCTCGCTAGGAAACAAATTGATAGGAGGTGTTGTGGGATGGAACACACAAGTTTTACAAGACGGAACCTATTTTCAATCTAATCATGGAAGTTTGATTATAGGTGGAATACAGCAAATAAAACTCAATCCAATTTGGATTTCGTTATTAAACCCTTGGATAGAAGTTATCATCACAGAAAGTATATTAGGGTATCGTTGGCATAAACTTGCTATCAATGCAATTATCAACGGTCTAGCTGCATCAAAACAAATCAGTTTGGGAGAATTATTTTTAAATATAGAAGGAAGGCGAGAAGCAATTTGTATCTTATCGGAAATCAAAAACCTGATGGATCATCTCAATATCAAAGAAGGAGTGGTCCCAGGATCTTTTCCAATAAAGAAGTTAGGTGATGGAATCGGAGCACTTCCCAATTGGATACGCCATTTGATTCTTATTTTTCTTGGATTAAAGTATTATAAAATCAGAACCTCAATGGTGCAAGACTTAGATAACAAACGTAAAACGGAAATCAATTATATCAATGGGGAAGTTGTAAAAATTGCGAAGTTAGAAAATATCTCGGTTCCTTGGAATACAAGAATTCTAAACCAGGTTTTAAAAATAGAAAGTGAATTTTAA
- a CDS encoding LIC11742 family lipoprotein, translating to MKKIMFRMIPLLLVGTLFGNCIYTELRSPGLAANMTQYIMNSDDYQIIGPVETQGEYVSWFLLVLTGETGYSDLLKQAREKGGDDIINYRFELRQKSILLIVWNRVIWNASALAIKYKDKIKK from the coding sequence ATGAAAAAAATTATGTTTCGTATGATACCATTGTTGTTAGTCGGCACATTATTTGGGAATTGTATATATACAGAATTACGAAGCCCAGGCCTTGCTGCCAATATGACACAATACATTATGAATTCCGATGATTACCAAATCATTGGACCTGTTGAAACACAAGGTGAGTATGTATCATGGTTTTTACTCGTTTTAACTGGTGAAACAGGTTATAGCGATCTTTTAAAACAAGCGAGAGAAAAGGGTGGGGATGATATTATCAACTATCGTTTTGAATTACGCCAAAAGAGTATATTACTCATCGTTTGGAACCGTGTAATTTGGAATGCATCTGCTTTAGCTATCAAATACAAAGACAAAATCAAAAAGTAA
- the perRA gene encoding peroxide-responsive transcriptional repressor PerRA: MDLSYQKTKELLESHGIRPTSQRLEMAHLLLEKHQHLFAEEVFHLVNTHFPHASRATIFNNLKLFAEKGLLGTLELKSGVTHFDSNTGVHHHALNENSGEIIDIELNGSLEEKVLSELKESYFQKTGKQLENAKLVITLRGK, translated from the coding sequence ATGGATTTAAGTTACCAAAAAACAAAGGAACTTCTGGAATCTCATGGAATCCGGCCAACATCCCAACGATTGGAAATGGCCCATCTCCTCCTTGAGAAACACCAACATTTGTTTGCGGAAGAAGTGTTCCATTTGGTCAACACCCATTTCCCTCACGCCTCAAGGGCTACCATTTTTAATAACCTAAAACTATTCGCTGAGAAAGGTTTACTCGGGACATTGGAACTTAAGTCTGGTGTTACACATTTTGATTCCAACACAGGTGTCCACCACCATGCATTGAATGAAAATTCAGGTGAGATCATTGACATCGAACTCAATGGATCACTGGAAGAAAAAGTATTATCTGAACTTAAGGAAAGTTATTTCCAAAAGACAGGTAAACAACTTGAGAATGCAAAACTTGTCATCACCCTAAGAGGGAAATGA
- a CDS encoding PP2C family protein-serine/threonine phosphatase, which produces MFTYSLSSEVVSMDSGWTFQSEGELFPKKVKVGVPLIEQGYQVPLKGKYHLIIPINSFPNSSLSVYLDRVHSADKTYWNGKLIGSTGSLSPNYYPYWHKVRYYEIPNSILMLGDNHLEIDVECRETQFRCGLFRSIPIFGTQNEIKDKMIFEDVNQIVMAALFFGIFLQQAIGYALNRSSKSGLYLAGTAIFFVCWRLPALNKIHFLDIHPEVLVRLLFFCQFIFPVFIMLFVHSLIDRRITKVAFITFLFDSILAFIQLFELNPDVRFYFVYVWYVLLGIKVPILVQLLAKNYKKSSEAIVVSIGALIATFFGIADVLTDVLTGKNAYLTQYGILTFLFSGVLAIALQSSRTKKELRNLNESLEMIVTLRTQELQKQYKLLHDDLLMAASLQSKLIPPMEFQYEKLNVASMFMPMEKIGGDYFDYYIHEDGSLTFLLCDVLGHGIAAALIASMLKVNFLEIAPKIKDPSLFLKEINLKILPVIEKNYITAVASHFDLKNQILYYSVMGHPSPFHINLRENRLEALGGRGPIMGWKKEVQLDTYSIPLMSGDRFFFYTDGITESHSREKEMFGESRLRTQLLEGNKLSPKELNEKIKKEIKKFTFRLSDDVTYFTIDFL; this is translated from the coding sequence ATGTTTACCTATTCACTTTCGAGTGAAGTTGTTTCGATGGATTCTGGTTGGACGTTTCAATCAGAGGGAGAACTTTTTCCAAAAAAAGTCAAAGTAGGTGTTCCCTTGATTGAACAGGGATACCAAGTTCCACTTAAGGGAAAATACCATTTGATCATTCCTATCAATTCTTTTCCCAATTCATCTTTATCGGTTTACTTAGATCGTGTCCACTCAGCAGACAAAACCTATTGGAATGGAAAATTAATTGGATCCACCGGAAGTTTATCTCCCAATTATTATCCTTACTGGCATAAGGTTCGTTATTATGAAATTCCTAACTCTATTCTAATGTTAGGTGATAATCACCTGGAGATTGATGTTGAATGCCGAGAAACACAGTTTCGATGTGGCCTCTTTCGATCGATTCCAATTTTTGGAACACAAAATGAAATCAAAGACAAAATGATATTCGAAGATGTAAATCAGATTGTAATGGCTGCTTTATTTTTTGGAATATTTTTACAACAAGCGATTGGATATGCTCTCAATCGTTCTTCCAAATCTGGGTTATATTTAGCTGGAACTGCTATCTTCTTTGTTTGTTGGCGTTTGCCAGCATTAAATAAAATTCACTTTTTAGATATCCATCCGGAAGTATTGGTTAGGTTATTATTCTTTTGTCAGTTTATTTTTCCCGTATTTATTATGTTATTCGTTCATAGTTTAATAGACCGAAGGATAACAAAGGTTGCTTTCATAACTTTTTTATTTGATTCTATATTAGCGTTTATTCAATTATTTGAATTAAATCCAGATGTTAGATTTTATTTTGTTTATGTCTGGTATGTTTTGCTCGGAATTAAAGTTCCAATCCTTGTTCAGTTGCTTGCAAAAAATTATAAAAAATCTTCCGAAGCTATTGTTGTATCCATCGGAGCATTGATTGCAACTTTTTTTGGGATTGCTGATGTATTGACCGATGTTTTGACCGGAAAAAATGCATACCTTACTCAATATGGAATATTAACTTTTTTATTTTCTGGAGTACTTGCGATTGCATTACAAAGTTCAAGGACCAAAAAAGAATTACGAAATTTAAATGAATCATTGGAAATGATTGTCACTCTTCGAACACAAGAACTTCAGAAACAATATAAACTTTTACATGATGATTTACTCATGGCTGCCAGTTTACAATCAAAGTTGATTCCTCCTATGGAATTTCAATATGAAAAATTAAACGTCGCTTCAATGTTTATGCCAATGGAAAAAATTGGTGGTGATTATTTTGATTATTATATACATGAAGATGGATCGTTAACTTTTTTGTTATGCGATGTGTTGGGGCACGGTATTGCTGCTGCCCTTATAGCAAGTATGTTAAAAGTTAATTTTTTGGAAATTGCTCCCAAAATAAAAGACCCTTCTTTGTTTTTGAAAGAGATCAATTTGAAAATACTTCCAGTGATCGAAAAGAATTATATCACTGCAGTCGCTAGTCATTTTGATCTTAAAAATCAAATTCTTTATTATTCTGTCATGGGACACCCAAGTCCTTTTCATATCAATTTAAGGGAGAACCGATTAGAAGCATTAGGTGGAAGGGGACCCATCATGGGATGGAAAAAAGAGGTGCAACTGGATACCTATTCAATTCCACTTATGTCAGGAGATCGTTTCTTTTTCTATACCGACGGCATAACGGAAAGCCATAGTCGTGAAAAAGAAATGTTCGGAGAATCTCGATTGAGAACACAACTGTTAGAGGGAAATAAGTTATCTCCTAAAGAATTAAATGAAAAAATCAAAAAGGAAATCAAAAAATTTACTTTTCGATTGTCAGATGATGTAACATACTTTACAATCGATTTCTTATGA